In the genome of Ensifer sp. WSM1721, the window CCGCCGTTACGAGATCGTAGCCTAGAGCGCTCATCACCAAGCTACCGAAGATCCAGAGCAGAATATAGGTGATGAAGAACAGGAAGATTGCGCGTTGGGTGTCGACATCGACGGTGCTGCGGCCATATCGCACGGCATAGATCGCGTTTGGATAGATCAGCCGGTTGAGGCCCGATCGGATCGCGTTGAAGAGCACGATGAACCGATAGGCCTTGATCCCTCCGGCCGTCGAGCCGGAGCATCCGCCCATGAAGGTGGCAACGAACGCCACCATGACGACGAAAGGCCCCCAGAGGCTGTAGTCTTCGCTGGCGTAACCGCTCGTCGAAAGGATCGAAGTCATGTTGAAGAACGAGTGGGCCAGCGCCAGGTGAAACTCGACGCCATTTGAGAGGCGGTGATAGATCGCGACGGCGACCGAAAACGCGGTGAGATAGCCGAGAAAGACGAAAATCTGCGGATCACGCAGTGCATCCAGCCGGCCGCGGGCAACGAGCACGATCAGGATGGAGAACGGCAGGCTGCAAAGCAGCATGAAGAACGTACCCGTCCACAACAGCGGGATACTGCCGAAATAGGCAAACGACGCATCATGGGTCGAAAAGCCGCCGGTGGCCACGGTCGACATTGCGTGATTGATCGCATCGAAGCGGTTCATGCCTGTCATGCTGTAGCCGATCGCGCAGAGGAGGGTAATCGTCACGTAGACGGCGAGGAAGGCGCGGCTGAAGGTTGCGAGGCGGGCAAATGGCTTGTCGCTGGTGTCGGAGGACTCCATCTTGAAGAAGGACATGCCGCCGACGCGCAGGTAGGGGATGATGAAAAGACCGAGGACGACGACCCCTATGCCGCCGAGCCAGCAAAGCAGCGAGCGCCAGAGCAGGAGACCTGGCGGCGCATCGTCGAGGCCCACGATCACCGTCGAGCCGGTGGTTGTGACCGCCGATACGGACTCGAAGAACGCCTGGGCGAAATCGAGCTTCATCGAGGAAAGCCAGAGCGGGATCGCGCCGATGACGGAAAAGGCGAGCCACAGCACGTTGACCAGCAGGAAGCCGAATTTCTTCGAGAATGGCGGCGGACCAGAGCGGGTCGCCATGAAGGTTGCGGCCGAAAAGCCGCCAACGATGAAAGCCGTAACCGCAAAGACCTGCCAGTCCGGATGCCCGTAATAGAGATCGATCAGCGCCGGAAGCAACATCGCAGCGGAGAGGTAGAGTCCCAGGATCGCCGCGATATGGACAGCGTGCCGGATCAGATTTGCATTCAAGCGTGATTTCCCGGAAGCGATTATCGATGGGTCGGCCATCGTCCAGACGGGCGCGATACTGCCGCGCATCCTTGATTCGTGTCAAATCGATGGTCTCGGGCGCAACAATGTGCCATAGCCACCGCCATCGGCAAACTCAACGAATGATGTCACGTTATGAAGCAGGATGTTGAAAACGCAGCCGCGGCAATGCGCGAGATCTTTCCGGCAACGCCGCTGCAGCTCAACGATCACCTGAGCGCCCGCTACGGCGCCACGATCTTTCTGAAACGCGAGGATCTCTCGCCGGTTCGATCCTACAAGATCCGCGGCGCCTTCAATTTCTTCCGCAAGGCGCTGGGTTCCGGGGCGGCAGGCAAGACGTTCGTATGCGCCTCCGCGGGCAATCACGCACAGGGTTTTGCTTTCGTCTGCCGGCATTTCGGTGTGCCGGGCGTCGTGTTCATGCCCGTGACGACGCCCCAGCAGAAGATCGACAAGACGCGCATCTTCGGCGGCGAATTCATCACGATCCGCCTCGTCGGGGATATCTTCGACCAGTGCTATCAGGCGGCACGCGATCATGTCGAAGCGATCGGCGGCGTCATGGTGCCGCCCTTCGATCATGCTGATATCATCGAGGGTCAGGCGACGGTTGCGGCGGAGATTGCCGAGCAGTTGCCGGACGGCGTGCTGCTCGATCTCGTGGTGCTGCCCGTCGGCGGCGGCGGGCTAGCGGCCGGCGTCACCGGCTATTTCGATGGCAGCCTTTCGGCCGATCGCTTCATCTTCTGCGAACCGGCGGGTGCTCCAAGTCTGCGGCGGAGCCTTGAAAGCGGCAGCGTCGTCACGCTCGATCAAGTGGATAACTTCGTCGACGGCGCGGCGGTGGCGCGCATTGGCGATCTCAACTTCGCGGCACTCGAGGCATTCTCGCCGGAGCAGGTGATGCTGCTGCCCGAGAACGCGATCTGCCTGACGATCACCGAGATGCTGAACGTCGAAGG includes:
- a CDS encoding TrkH family potassium uptake protein, which encodes MNANLIRHAVHIAAILGLYLSAAMLLPALIDLYYGHPDWQVFAVTAFIVGGFSAATFMATRSGPPPFSKKFGFLLVNVLWLAFSVIGAIPLWLSSMKLDFAQAFFESVSAVTTTGSTVIVGLDDAPPGLLLWRSLLCWLGGIGVVVLGLFIIPYLRVGGMSFFKMESSDTSDKPFARLATFSRAFLAVYVTITLLCAIGYSMTGMNRFDAINHAMSTVATGGFSTHDASFAYFGSIPLLWTGTFFMLLCSLPFSILIVLVARGRLDALRDPQIFVFLGYLTAFSVAVAIYHRLSNGVEFHLALAHSFFNMTSILSTSGYASEDYSLWGPFVVMVAFVATFMGGCSGSTAGGIKAYRFIVLFNAIRSGLNRLIYPNAIYAVRYGRSTVDVDTQRAIFLFFITYILLWIFGSLVMSALGYDLVTAVSAVITCLSNVGPGLGSIIGPAGNFSTLEEPELYLLSMMMLLGRLEVLTVLVILTPIFWKQ
- the ilvA gene encoding threonine ammonia-lyase, encoding MKQDVENAAAAMREIFPATPLQLNDHLSARYGATIFLKREDLSPVRSYKIRGAFNFFRKALGSGAAGKTFVCASAGNHAQGFAFVCRHFGVPGVVFMPVTTPQQKIDKTRIFGGEFITIRLVGDIFDQCYQAARDHVEAIGGVMVPPFDHADIIEGQATVAAEIAEQLPDGVLLDLVVLPVGGGGLAAGVTGYFDGSLSADRFIFCEPAGAPSLRRSLESGSVVTLDQVDNFVDGAAVARIGDLNFAALEAFSPEQVMLLPENAICLTITEMLNVEGVVLEPAGALSLAALEALGRDKLAGRTVVAVVSGGNFDFERLPDVKERAMRHAGLKKYFILRMAQRPGALRDFLNLLGEEDDIARFEYLKKSARNFGSVLIGIETKHAENFPVLKQRFDAAGLRYQDITDNEILANLVI